A region from the Arachis ipaensis cultivar K30076 chromosome B01, Araip1.1, whole genome shotgun sequence genome encodes:
- the LOC107610775 gene encoding uncharacterized protein LOC107610775, protein MTTRSTAGIVKPKAFQASLEPRSVKQALNMPEWKVAMDLEYDAWMKNNTWELVKLPPNRSAIRSRWVFRAKYNSDGPFQKYKTRLVAQGYAQRPGFDFTETYSPVVKPTSIRIILSIALANSWLIRQLDVNNAFLYGDLMEEVYMKQPQGFEQGDSSLPTKSDVSVFQSDLNGTKTFVLVYVDDIIVTGESEDTIKQVIEQLNAKFALKDMGSLHYFLGIQVTNTSNGGLILTQQKYIKELMKKANMVGCTSCHTPLPSTVKLSACGSAKFHDSALYMSIIGSLQYLTVTRPEISYSVHKLAQFIQSPLKSHWKMIKRVLRYLNGTFNHGLHLKKEGSMTITAYSDSDWAEDPDDRKSTSGYCIFLGSNLVSWGSRKQTAVAKSSTETEYRSVADLVVELIWVKNLLFEL, encoded by the exons ATGACAACCAGAAGTACGGCAGGGATAGTAAAGCCTAAGGCATTTCAGGCAAGCCTAGAACCAAGGAGTGTGAAACAGGCCCTCAACATGCCTGAATGGAAAGTAGCTATGGACTTGGAGTATGATGCCTGGATGAAAAACAACACATGGGAGCTAGTGAAGCTGCCTCCAAACAGAAGTGCGATAAGGAGTAGATGGGTGTTCAGAGCCAAGTACAACTCAGATGGGCCTTTTCAAAAATACAAGACAAGGCTAGTTGCTCAAGGTTATGCACAAAGACCAGGATTCGACTTCACAGAAACCTATAGCCCTGTAGTAAAACCCACCTCCATAAGGATAATACTGTCTATTGCCTTGGCAAACTCATGGCTAATAAGGCAACTTGATGTCAACAATGCCTTCCTTTATGGTGACCTGATGGAGGAAGTGTATATGAAGCAGCCTCAAGGGTTCGAACAGGGAGATTCATCACTA CCCACAAAATCTGATGTGTCAGTTTTTCAAAGTGATCTTAATGGAACAAAAACGTTTGTGCTGGTTTATGTAGATGACATAATAGTCACTGGTGAGTCTGAAGATACAATAAAGCAAGTCATCGAGCAGTTGAATGCAAAATTCGCTCTAAAGGACATGGGAAGCCTACACTACTTTCTTGGAATTCAAGTGACAAATACAAGCAATGGTGGTTTGATTCTCACCCAGCAAAAATACATAAAGGAACTTATGAAGAAGGCCAACATGGTGGGCTGCACCTCGTGCCACACTCCCCTGCCATCTACAGTCAAACTATCAGCTTGTGGTAGTGCCAAATTTCATGACTCTGCACTTTACATGTCCATAATTGGCAGCCTTCAGTACCTTACTGTGACAAGACCTGAAATATCATATAGTGTACACAAGCTAGCACAATTTATTCAATCCCCACTGAAGTCTCACTGGAAAATGATAAAAAGGGTGCTTAGGTACTTGAATGGAACTTTTAACCATGGGCTGCATCTAAAGAAGGAAGGCTCGATGACGATCACTGCCTATAGTGATTCAGATTGGGCTGAGGATCCTGATGACAGAAAATCCACCAGTGGCTACTGCATCTTCCTAGGATCAAATCTGGTGTCCTGGGGTTCGAGGAAGCAAACTGCAGTGGCAAAGTCTAGTACTGAGACAGAATATAGAAGCGTCGCAGACCTTGTTGTTGAGCTGATTTGGGTGAAGAACCTACTTTTTGAGCTCTAA